From a single Rhodococcus qingshengii JCM 15477 genomic region:
- a CDS encoding GMC oxidoreductase: MSGVKRRSFLAGTAAVGVAMMAPRTARAATGIPLTREVHRVVVIGSGFGGGVTALRLAEAGVPVTLLERGIRWQTGPNAETFPHPASPDKRILWHQSNPTLFGRPAIFEPYAGLLETVTGENMTAICAAGVGGGSLVYQGMTLQPEEAVFNTHFPEELDYARMGRVHYPRVARMLQVETAPDELISSPNYEAARVFARNATRSGLPVSKIPMPIDWNFALAELRGEMKPSYTNGDGALGVNNGGKHSVDVTYIAAAEATGLVNVETLHQVTDVERAADGRWRVYVDRTDISGKILENKILTTDALVMAAGSMNTTKLLVRAAATGRITDLPDELGAGWGTNADRIYIWSDLAENFGATQGGPVVYGSRNWDDPHNAFTVIQASFPPVAFDAHSTVMVGFVVSGDRGRFVYDSARGEAVLRWPKDGDSAIQQGHIGPAAQQIAAGGLLTDTNALLPSTWHPLGGACMNSVCDLDGRVLGQRGLYVLDGALLPGNSAACNPSMTIAAVAERALENIVKDDVGTLF, from the coding sequence ATGTCCGGAGTGAAACGTAGATCGTTCTTGGCCGGTACGGCCGCCGTGGGAGTCGCGATGATGGCGCCACGCACTGCCAGGGCTGCAACAGGGATTCCGCTGACACGTGAAGTGCACCGTGTCGTGGTTATCGGATCGGGGTTCGGCGGCGGGGTGACGGCACTTCGCCTGGCCGAGGCGGGGGTTCCGGTCACTTTGCTGGAGAGAGGGATTCGGTGGCAGACCGGGCCGAATGCCGAAACTTTCCCGCACCCCGCCAGCCCGGACAAGCGCATCCTCTGGCATCAGTCCAACCCGACTCTGTTCGGCAGGCCGGCGATCTTCGAGCCATACGCGGGTTTGTTGGAGACGGTGACCGGTGAGAACATGACCGCGATCTGCGCAGCCGGTGTGGGCGGCGGATCGCTTGTGTACCAAGGGATGACGCTGCAACCGGAAGAAGCGGTCTTCAACACGCACTTTCCGGAGGAGCTCGATTACGCACGAATGGGCCGCGTCCATTACCCGCGGGTGGCGCGGATGCTGCAAGTGGAAACTGCACCAGACGAACTGATTTCCAGCCCGAACTACGAGGCGGCACGTGTATTCGCGCGTAACGCAACGCGTTCCGGTCTACCCGTGTCGAAGATTCCGATGCCGATCGACTGGAACTTCGCGTTGGCCGAACTGAGGGGTGAGATGAAGCCGTCTTACACCAACGGTGACGGCGCGCTCGGTGTCAACAACGGTGGCAAGCATTCGGTGGATGTCACCTACATTGCGGCTGCGGAAGCGACCGGATTGGTGAATGTGGAGACTCTGCACCAGGTCACCGATGTCGAGCGGGCCGCCGACGGACGGTGGCGCGTGTACGTGGACCGGACCGACATTTCCGGCAAGATTCTCGAGAACAAGATCTTGACGACGGATGCGCTCGTGATGGCTGCAGGCAGCATGAACACCACCAAACTCCTGGTCCGCGCCGCGGCGACGGGGCGGATCACGGATCTGCCGGACGAGCTCGGCGCAGGGTGGGGGACCAATGCCGATCGGATCTACATCTGGTCGGATCTCGCCGAGAACTTCGGTGCGACGCAGGGCGGGCCGGTCGTCTACGGCAGCCGGAACTGGGACGACCCGCATAATGCGTTCACCGTCATTCAGGCGTCGTTCCCGCCCGTTGCGTTCGACGCTCACAGCACGGTGATGGTCGGATTCGTTGTGAGCGGCGACCGAGGTCGGTTCGTGTACGACTCGGCGCGGGGTGAGGCGGTGCTCCGTTGGCCGAAGGACGGGGATTCGGCGATCCAGCAAGGCCACATCGGACCTGCGGCCCAGCAGATCGCGGCAGGAGGACTGCTCACCGACACCAACGCGTTACTGCCGTCCACCTGGCATCCCCTAGGCGGTGCCTGCATGAACTCGGTGTGCGATCTTGATGGGCGGGTTCTGGGCCAGCGGGGGTTGTACGTGCTCGACGGCGCTCTGCTGCCGGGGAACTCCGCTGCGTGCAATCCGTCGATGACCATCGCCGCCGTCGCGGAGCGCGCGCTCGAGAACATCGTGAAAGACGATGTGGGAACACTCTTCTGA
- a CDS encoding 3-hydroxyacyl-CoA dehydrogenase NAD-binding domain-containing protein, which yields MSDIATAFADEVVTNAYTKIISVPGIEGPFALITLDNGFDHTKPSSFGPGGLAAFDAALDEAFAANPVAIAVTGKPFIFAAGADLKGVPAITSREQGLELGRLGHKVFRRLRESSVPTFAFINGVALGGGLEVGLHSHYRTVAANAGALGLPEAFLGLVPGWGGTQLLPNLVGPSNAVTVVIENSLNQNKVLSPKKALELGVVDVVLDSADFIEQSLAWASQVLAGTVSPARPEIDRGQGWDDAIARAKAIVDGKTKGNAPGAVKAVELLELARSTDITDAASLDKGFAAEDEALADLLLTDELRAGLYAFDLVNKRAKRPAGAPDRSLARKVSGVGIVGAGLMASQLALLFVRQLKVPVILTDIDQERIDKGVGYVHTEIEKLQGKGRMSPDAANRLKALVSGSLDKAAFAKTDFVIEAVFENMDVKKKVFAELEQFIAPETILATNTSSLSITEMASGLEHPERVVGFHFFNPVAVLPLLEIIKGSKTDDATLATAFATAKSLKKSAVLCGDKAGFVFNRLVTRTLGEVMSAVDEGTPFDVADNAIAELGMPMSPFTLLALVGPAVALHTGETLQESYPDRFKSSPGLEALVEARKPGVWTWGENGQAVDPEVAALWPQGDKVSTSEEVLERTRRAFAEEIQIMLDEGVVAAAEDIDLCLLLGGGFGFWNGGITPYLDRTGTSEAVNGKRFLAPGVASV from the coding sequence ATGTCTGATATTGCAACAGCATTCGCCGACGAGGTCGTGACGAACGCCTACACGAAGATCATCTCGGTCCCCGGCATCGAGGGCCCGTTTGCACTGATCACCCTCGACAACGGCTTCGACCACACCAAGCCGTCGTCCTTCGGTCCCGGCGGACTCGCAGCATTCGACGCCGCCCTCGACGAAGCCTTTGCCGCCAACCCGGTTGCCATCGCCGTCACCGGCAAGCCGTTCATCTTCGCCGCCGGCGCGGACCTCAAGGGTGTTCCCGCGATCACCTCTCGTGAGCAGGGACTCGAGCTGGGCCGCTTGGGCCACAAGGTGTTCCGACGCCTGCGTGAGTCGTCCGTTCCCACGTTCGCCTTCATCAACGGTGTCGCTCTGGGCGGCGGCCTCGAGGTCGGACTGCACAGCCACTACCGCACGGTTGCCGCCAATGCGGGCGCACTGGGTCTTCCGGAAGCATTCCTCGGTCTGGTCCCCGGTTGGGGCGGAACGCAGTTGCTCCCCAACCTCGTCGGCCCGTCGAACGCCGTCACCGTGGTTATCGAGAACTCGCTGAACCAGAACAAGGTGCTCTCCCCCAAGAAGGCACTCGAACTCGGCGTCGTCGACGTCGTTCTCGATTCCGCCGACTTCATCGAGCAGTCCCTCGCCTGGGCGTCGCAGGTCCTCGCCGGCACAGTGTCCCCCGCTCGCCCCGAGATCGATCGTGGCCAGGGCTGGGACGACGCGATTGCTCGTGCGAAGGCGATCGTCGACGGCAAGACCAAGGGCAACGCTCCCGGCGCCGTCAAGGCCGTCGAGTTGCTCGAACTGGCTCGCAGCACCGACATCACCGATGCCGCCTCGCTCGACAAGGGCTTCGCGGCCGAGGACGAGGCTCTTGCCGATCTTCTGCTGACGGACGAGCTCCGGGCTGGTCTGTACGCCTTCGATCTGGTGAACAAGCGCGCCAAGCGTCCCGCCGGAGCACCCGACCGCTCGCTCGCTCGTAAGGTCAGCGGCGTCGGCATCGTCGGCGCCGGCCTCATGGCCAGCCAGCTCGCGCTGCTCTTCGTCCGCCAGCTCAAGGTGCCGGTCATCCTGACCGACATCGACCAGGAACGCATCGACAAGGGTGTCGGCTACGTCCACACCGAGATCGAGAAGCTCCAGGGCAAGGGGCGCATGTCCCCCGACGCTGCGAACCGCCTCAAGGCGCTCGTCTCCGGTTCCCTCGACAAGGCCGCGTTCGCCAAGACCGACTTCGTCATCGAAGCCGTCTTCGAGAACATGGACGTCAAGAAGAAGGTCTTCGCGGAACTCGAGCAGTTCATTGCTCCCGAAACCATCCTCGCCACCAACACCTCTTCGCTCTCCATCACGGAAATGGCGTCCGGCCTCGAGCATCCCGAGCGTGTGGTCGGCTTCCACTTCTTCAACCCGGTGGCCGTTCTTCCCCTCCTCGAGATCATCAAGGGCAGCAAGACCGATGATGCCACTCTCGCAACGGCTTTCGCCACCGCGAAGTCGCTGAAGAAGTCCGCCGTCCTCTGCGGCGACAAGGCCGGCTTCGTCTTCAACCGCCTCGTCACCCGCACCTTGGGTGAGGTCATGTCCGCCGTCGACGAAGGCACCCCCTTCGACGTCGCAGACAATGCCATCGCCGAACTCGGCATGCCCATGTCGCCGTTCACCTTGCTGGCCCTCGTCGGACCCGCAGTGGCACTGCACACCGGTGAGACCCTGCAGGAGTCGTACCCGGACCGGTTCAAGAGCTCACCCGGACTCGAAGCACTCGTCGAGGCCCGCAAGCCCGGCGTGTGGACCTGGGGCGAGAACGGTCAGGCCGTCGACCCCGAGGTCGCCGCACTGTGGCCGCAGGGTGACAAGGTGTCAACTTCGGAAGAGGTCCTCGAGCGCACACGTCGTGCATTTGCCGAGGAAATTCAGATCATGCTCGACGAGGGCGTCGTAGCGGCAGCCGAGGACATCGACCTCTGCCTGCTGCTCGGCGGCGGATTCGGATTCTGGAACGGCGGCATCACGCCGTACCTGGACCGGACCGGTACCTCCGAGGCCGTCAACGGCAAGCGCTTCCTCGCGCCCGGTGTTGCCAGCGTCTGA
- a CDS encoding thiolase family protein translates to MAPSTNNQRNVVFVDGIRTPFGKAGPKGMYADTRADDLVVKAIRELLRRNPQLDPARIDEVAVAATTQTGDQGLTIGRTAAILAGLPETVPGFAIDRMCAGAMTAVTTTASGIGFGQYDVVIAGGVEHMGHHPMGEGADPNPRFLADRLVDPSALVMGNTAENLHDRFPTITKDRTDAYAVNSQNKYDAAKKAGFIADTLVPVATRSSAGWGLATEDEPPRPGTTVEDLAKLKTPFRPAGRITAGNAAGLNDGATAALLAGEDTAAELGLPVGMRMVGFAYQGVDPAVMGIGPVPATEKLLARTGLKIEDIGLFEINEAFAVQVLAFLEHYGIADDDPRVNQWGGAIACGHPLASSGVRLMTQLSRQFATRPDVRYGLTTMCIGLGMGGTVIWENPNHADYQAGVN, encoded by the coding sequence GTGGCTCCATCCACAAACAACCAACGCAACGTCGTCTTCGTCGACGGCATTCGCACCCCGTTCGGCAAGGCCGGCCCGAAAGGCATGTACGCCGACACGCGCGCAGACGATCTCGTCGTCAAGGCGATTCGTGAGCTTCTTCGCCGCAACCCGCAGCTCGATCCCGCACGGATCGACGAAGTTGCCGTCGCAGCCACCACGCAGACCGGTGACCAGGGCCTGACCATCGGCCGCACCGCTGCGATCCTCGCCGGTCTCCCCGAAACCGTTCCCGGATTCGCCATCGACCGCATGTGTGCCGGCGCGATGACCGCCGTCACCACCACCGCGTCGGGCATCGGCTTCGGCCAGTACGACGTCGTGATCGCCGGTGGCGTCGAGCACATGGGTCACCACCCGATGGGTGAGGGCGCAGACCCCAACCCGCGTTTCCTCGCCGACCGCCTGGTCGACCCGAGCGCCCTCGTGATGGGTAACACCGCCGAGAACCTGCACGACCGGTTCCCGACCATCACCAAGGACCGCACGGACGCCTACGCCGTCAACAGCCAGAACAAGTACGACGCTGCCAAGAAGGCCGGCTTCATCGCCGACACCCTGGTCCCCGTCGCCACCCGCAGTTCCGCGGGCTGGGGTCTGGCCACCGAAGACGAGCCGCCGCGCCCCGGAACCACCGTCGAAGATCTCGCGAAGCTCAAGACGCCGTTCCGCCCGGCCGGACGCATCACCGCCGGTAACGCAGCCGGACTCAACGACGGTGCCACCGCAGCACTGCTCGCCGGTGAGGACACCGCAGCCGAGCTCGGCCTGCCGGTCGGCATGCGCATGGTGGGCTTCGCCTACCAGGGCGTCGACCCCGCCGTCATGGGCATCGGCCCGGTTCCCGCCACCGAGAAGCTGCTGGCACGCACCGGCCTCAAGATCGAGGACATCGGACTCTTCGAGATCAACGAGGCGTTCGCCGTTCAGGTCCTCGCGTTCCTCGAGCACTACGGAATCGCCGACGACGACCCGCGCGTCAACCAGTGGGGCGGCGCCATCGCGTGTGGCCACCCCCTCGCTTCCTCGGGCGTTCGCCTGATGACGCAGCTCTCCCGCCAGTTCGCGACACGCCCCGACGTGCGCTACGGCTTGACCACCATGTGCATCGGCCTCGGCATGGGCGGCACCGTCATCTGGGAGAACCCGAACCACGCTGACTACCAGGCAGGAGTCAACTAA
- a CDS encoding TetR/AcrR family transcriptional regulator produces the protein MRSQQKILGAALGLIEGGGFEAVNIAAVATAAGVSRQTVYSIFGTREEVVSQAMGGLAVEVLGEITAQVESVDTACDYVVEFIVAARTAVRAHPVLATLLLAERGNPVFDLEMMSRAIPFAGQMLTPMVERGLATEAELDEIVEIAVRLGLSVVAFDSDLVHSDDSLRAFLSRWLGPAIRSTS, from the coding sequence GTGCGATCACAGCAGAAGATTCTCGGCGCCGCCCTCGGACTGATCGAAGGTGGCGGATTCGAGGCTGTGAACATTGCCGCAGTTGCCACCGCGGCCGGTGTCTCGCGCCAGACGGTGTACTCGATTTTCGGCACACGTGAGGAGGTCGTCTCCCAGGCGATGGGCGGTCTCGCTGTCGAGGTTCTCGGGGAGATCACGGCACAGGTGGAGTCGGTCGACACGGCGTGTGATTACGTCGTCGAATTCATCGTTGCCGCGCGAACTGCCGTGCGTGCTCACCCGGTGCTCGCGACTCTGCTCCTCGCCGAGCGGGGAAACCCTGTCTTCGATCTCGAAATGATGAGTCGAGCAATACCTTTCGCTGGTCAGATGCTCACCCCTATGGTCGAACGTGGCCTCGCCACCGAGGCGGAGTTGGATGAGATAGTGGAAATTGCCGTGCGACTGGGGCTTTCGGTTGTTGCATTCGACAGTGACCTCGTACATTCCGACGACTCCTTGCGGGCCTTTCTCTCGAGGTGGCTCGGGCCCGCAATCCGGTCGACCTCGTAG